The window actgaggcgctgctgctgctcctcctgcagcactgtgggGTGTGGGGCTTTCCCAGGAGCTCAGTGTGCCTGCAGGGCACTCACCTGCCCGATTGGATGGAGAGGTTCTGTCCCACATACTTCATCAGCTCGGGGGGGCCGTGGTCCCACAGGCAGCGCGCAGCCCACGCCTCCGCTGCCCTGGCCAGCCGCTCATCCCACACCTggccagggaaaggaaaagggcaggcaggagttttggattcccagaggagggAAGAGCTCCCTTGTGCTATGTGGGCTTTCTGACCATCCCTGAATGTCCAAAAAACACTGACTCATGTATCAGGCTTGAGAACAGCCAGTCGAAGGAagcacagcagcatttccaggagCCATGgacctccccagctgctgccacagctctggaCACACAGCATAGCAGAGCAGAGatgccctgcagtgccctgtgtgtgtgactCCCTCCAGGAATGAGCTCCTGCACGAGGtggagctgagcacaggggtgAAACCCTGCAGCCCACACAGCTGTCCCAGGCCTCAGTGCAGCCCTGACCGGTGAGCACAGCTGGTTCCTTCATGCATTATTTAAAGCTCCCTCACCCATCCTGAAAGCCTCTGGGGAGATGCCTGTGTGAGTTGCTTTGGAAGGCAGGAATTTAGGCCAAGCAAGAAGCAGTGCAGGATGCTCCTGGGCATGTCTGACCTGCCCTGGTACCCAGCAAGATGGGCTGCTGTGTGCTTCTCCAAACCACATCCAGGGAccacccagctgctccttcagagCTGGTCCccttcctgggagcagagcagcatgtggcacctcctgccctgaggGTCCTGCCCTGTGTAGGCTGGAAATAGCTCCTCTTGGAGGACCTTTAGGGCTGGGTTAGAATTTCCAGGCAGGGTGGAGAGAACCTGGGGAAAGCTCTGCCCAGGGTGACCCTCATCTGGAGTTGCCCACCTGTCAAGGCTGTGCATATCCTCCTTGACTCACTCCTGAACATTTATTCTTCTGGGAGCTGTCACCCCTTGGAACACTCAAAAGGGACCCTGGAGATTGTGATGGGATCATCCCTCACAGATGCAATCAGGGGAAGCTCCTACCTGGGCTTTGGGTTGGGACCTGAGCTTTTCATGCTTGTGGCCACCTCCCAGATGTCCCAGACACTGGCCCACAGATCCTAAATCTACCCTCATGCGGAAACATCTCTGTGCTGGGACTCCATCCATCCTGCACAGAGGCTGCATGTGTCTGCTTAGCTCCTGggacccaaaaaatcccccagggCATGTGTTCAGCCAGGAACCTGACATCCCTCCTAGGCTGGGGCTCCCACATCAGAAGTGACCCCCTTGATCCCACCAGAGCTGTGGACtaccctgccccagcctgacTCACCATGTATTCCATATTGGCAGCGGGGGGGGACACCTGTGCCCTCACTTGGTTGTGGTAGTCCAGAATGACACTCATGTCCTGGGGGGACAGGAATCTCTTCCGCCGGCCCCGCGGGACCCCCTCGCCCCGGAGCAGCCCCGCGGCCGCGCCCGCGGGCGGGGACAGCAGCTCGGTGGcgttgggcagcagcagggagctggacaGCTGTGTcacccagcagcccagggccgTGAGGTACAGGTGCAGGTGGAGCACGGCCATGCCAGCCCGCCCGCTGGGAACAGCCGGCAGATTTCTGCTCCTGCACGGAGATAAGCAAGGACAAGGGGGATTGCtggtccctgctgctggtgtgcAGATCtaggagagaaaacagcacaggCACCAGTCAGGATTGCAAACACCATTGCCCAAAATAAGGTGGaaacaaattttccttttccctattAATAATAGTAGTTTTTctctattaaaatattaatatttaaaattaatctctttAATAACCTTATTTATCAGAGCAAACTCCCCAGGACTGTCAGGGATATGCCTGGGGAAttgattttcttgtttgttttaaaaaaagataaaatcagtAGAAAGTCTCCCCTATTTTTTCACTTATGGCACGTACCTGTGGCCCAGGGGATAGTTAGGAGTATGCTGAGAgccactgcagctgcctgccctgTAACTTCCCAGGAGTCTGGGTTGTTGAATAAATCCCCAGCACAAATAGAAACCTCACACAGATAAAGAAACTCACGGCAAGACTTAAAAGCATTGTCGAGTCGTTAGGATTtaggtggaaaagaaaaattgccaCTGCAAAAGCCgagtattttattaaaaaaaaaaaaaaaaaaaaaaaaacaacgtAAAACGCTGGAATATCCCCTCATCCGCCAGCCGATGCACCTCCTagcatccctgccagcccttcccGGAGCAGCGGGAGGATGTTCCCCGAGCACGTACCGTGAGCGCTGCGCTGGGAGCGGCGGAGCCCGGCGGGATGGAGCTGCGGGATCGGGATCAGCCTGCGGGGCAGATGCGGGAGGCTCGGCTCAGCCCCGGCGGGCAGCCCGCTGCGGCCGCTGACGCACAAGCTGCATCCTAACTCTTCCCCCGGGGAACGTGCTGAAGTTTGGAAAGAGCCCTGCCAGGAGATTTATAGGCTGGTGAGTGCCTCGGCGCACACAGGCTCACGCAGGCACAGGAGCCCCGCACGGCGCCGGGGGGAGCGGGCAGAGCACGGCTCGATGGATGCCTCGGCGGGCGGAGGGGCTGCTCCTCGCTGCTGCCTGCGGGTTTGTTCAGGCTACCCACAGGAACAGGTTCCCAAAGTCATCTCTTTGCTGCTCGTCCCCTAGCTGGGATCTTGCTGGAAGCAGCGGGCAGAGAAGCGAACCCAGGTCGGTGAGGGATGCACAGGGGGTTTTGCCCCGGtaaggaagcagcaggagccccGGGGTCACCCCTCTTTGGTGCAAGCTTAGCAGATGGCAGAGATGTCCCTGGTGGCCACACACGtccctgggccagcagctctcccCGTTATAGGTGAAGCCACTTGCTGGGCTGGGCGTCGCCACCTGTGTGTAACCCAAGGGCTGGGACTTGTCACAGCCACAGGGACTCTGCCCATGGCCCCACTACTGAcctgagctggcagtgcccagccagggTTATCTCAGGGGAAAGCTGTGCTCCCTCCACGGTGTCCAtgtgtctgtccccagggaggggaaATGGCTGTAGCATCTGAAAGCCATATCCTGCAGCATCAAGTGTGTTTCCCTACAACATCCCTACACAGTCACGATGCCAGGGGACAACTGAGTTATTGCAGGTCCCAGAGACACCTGGCCAGCTGGAGGCTTCTTGCAATGCCTGTCACATCTTCCTCCCACCGtgctcagagccagcacaggtgGCCATGTGTGACCTGCTCGCTGCTGCCATCCCCCCCCATGCTACAGTGCCCCAGGTGAGCAAGGTGCTGGTCCCCCTGTGCCTCACCAGCTTTGGGTTCACCACAGGCAGCTTTGGAGCCAGGATCTGGCTCTTCAGTTGCATCAAGAGGAGCACCAAGGCCAAACTCCCACTCCTCAGCTGTCAAGGGGCACAGAGATGGAGtgcagggaggagaaggcagTTCCATAGCAGCAGCGGGTCACTGCTTCTCATGCCCACAGCTCTGACTGACAAGAACTGAGGATCCCAGCCCCATAactcctgcctgtgcagggacTGACAGCATGtcccagagcctggctggctgcacccagctgccccagagacctgatgtgcagcagaagctgcccaggagctcagggaggcGCAGACCTGAGCATGGAGCAGGAATAATGCCCAGGTGCTGAGCTGATGTGCTGTATCAGTACAGCCTCACCCTACTGGGAGCCTCCAGCAAAAGAGACCCCTTTGTTCATTTTTCCTGGCATTGTCTCTCTCATAAAGCAATTCAAGGTGCTGtgggccctggggagctgctgagacaTGTGCCAGAGGGGTATTTCCATCCATTCCCCATCCAGCAGGTGGGATGATGGTTGTGCCACTGAGGAGACAGGGAAAAAGCAGCTGGGGCATCTCTGgccccagtgcagcactgcaggaggggaTCCCTCAgtacagagagcagcagcaccccatGAACCAGGGCTGGGTATCctgtggggagctgggctgtgctgtggatggcactgggaatgcCAGGGTGTCAGGGTGGCTCCCATAGCCCTCTGAGTTTCCTGCCTGTTGTAGGGTCTAACCAGCTCAGCCTCACCTTCCAGCACCAGGTCACCCCAAAACACCAGCCACCTCTCCACAGGTGCTGGGCAAAGTGCCATCCCCGGTttgccagctctgcagacacccctGTTTCACGTTCATCTATGGAGACAGGTCTGTCAACtccagggaccagcagcaggacagtgcTTTGTGCTGCACCAGGGGGGCAGGCACTGGTGCTGCCTCCCTCCACTCAAACCTGGATATCAAATCTCTCATTAGCGAGGCTGGTAAAGGCAGTTTCATTCCCAGCAGATTAAAAAGGCAGATGGGGACATGCAGCAGTGATCTTAACTGGGCAGACTGGgaggtggagctgctgccaagTGCACACTGAGGTAAAGACTCTGGGGCTGTGTTGGGGAGAGGATGGTTTTTAATGATCTATTATTTCACAGAagacagagccctgagcagcaaaTGCTCATCCAACACTGTGAACTGCAAAGCTTttaatttgggggttttttttttgagtttttgtctcctgggagctcagggagaTTGAACCCACcgcagctccctgtgccacgCAGCAGCTGAGCCTCTGCGCAGAGGCAGGGCGAGGGTTTTGTCTTGGGTGCAGATTGAAAGCACTGCTTAATCAGCACTCCACGAGACAATCCAAATTCCAGGAACTGGAAGGGGTTTGTGTCCCTGCCAGGCGTAATATCCTGCAGCCCAGACTGGCCCGGCTGCCAAAGCACACGGTATCTGCAGCGAGGACCTCGCTGGAGCCAAGAAGCACATGCATTCAGCTGGATACAGCCACAGCAGGCAAATTCCCTTTCTAATGAGCATCAGGGGGAACAAAAAAGATAAATCACTGCGTTCAAGCACTCTCTTGGCAGAGACACCCTCTGATGCTTTTATGACCAACAGACAGCAGCTTGCTCCAGAATAAGACATAATGGGACTTGCAGGATTTCTCTGTCATGTTTATTTCTCCCATCTGTTGGCTTTGGGCATCACCCATCACCCACATTCCAAGGTGGCAGACGGTGACATGAGCCCATACAGGACTGAGCAGGGCTTTGCCCTTTGCTGACGCCAGGATCTGCTGtgctccctgagcctcctgaTGCCTGGAGCAGGTTTATGTGGATTTCCATAGCAGGAGACTTCTCATTTTGGGGTAAAACACAATGAAACCAGGGTCCTGTCTGAACAAAACTTTCCCCAGGCAATGCACAAGCTCTGTTGCTCGAGTAAAATATTCCCCTCCTATCAACTGACAGAAAGGCTCATTTTCCATCTTTGCTGAAAGATGTTCCTTTCCCCCAGTCCCACCCCAAACATCAAGAGCACCAGATGCCTTGGTGCCCACcctggcagggaaggaaagTGGGGCTTTTGGtggatgtttttatttatgGAGTCCTGTAGAGGTCCAGCATATCCAGAGCTTGGTTCCTCCTGACACATCATGAAGGGAGATCTTCCTTCTGACTTGGAGCTTGGAAGATTTGATCTCCACATCTTGTGACTTGAAtaagcccaggctgggctcctgTATGTTCTTTTGTGATCTTCCAGGAGTGAAACACCCACTGAGGTGTAACAAAACTGAGATCAGTCCTGAAGTCTGAGGGCTCCAAAGTCATTCTTCTTCCTATTTAGGAGTTCTTTGTAAATGCTGAATCCCTTACTGAGCTAAGCTGAACCTTAGAGGTTCAGCTACTGTCAGACCTCACACTGAAGAGGTGACCAtcaacagggacaggagctcttCTGGAGCCTTTCATACAatgcccagcacatccctctgcttCAGGTGTAATGTCCTCTTATAACCCACAGTTCCTGCTTCTGTATTTGCTAAGGTGAAGAAAAACCTTTCCCATTTTGTATATAGTGATGTCGTAGAGAGGCATCAGGTGAGAGTGTGGGCAGGAGCCTGCACGTGTGGGTCTGACCacccaggcacagagcagccttgcCCTCAGTCTGGCTCCTGACCCCTCTCCAAAAGGGACGTGGGCTCTGCAATTGGCTCCTTTTAGTGGTGCAGCTGGCCAGGACTAATGCTTTTGAGTCCTGAAGTAAAAACCACTTGTTTTGGGGTATTAACTAAGGTGTCCCTCAAGGCTGGCATGATCCTCCATGAGCCCCTTTGTGAACAGGTGGGTCTCAGGCCCCCACCTCTCCCCTGTGGCACTGTCAGAGCTGTGGCTCCACCATCAACCTGTGAGGAAACTCTGATGGCTCCAGCCAGCACCAAGATATATTTGGAACCTTTGAAAGGTGAGAAATTTTTCCACTAGCTCTAGAAATAAACATCTCTGAAGTCAAGCTCTGTGGACAGTAGTTGCTCGCAAAGGTATTTTTTTACAGTAACTGGGCTAAGTTTAGAAATTCACTTAAATAACACGGAAGCTCCTCTCAGCACAATTTGGAAGATAGTTAATTTGCTGCTTGCTAACAAATGGTTCTTTAGCCCAGTGCTGTGGGTTTGTGATGGTCTCACTGCACACTACCAAGGGGAGAAGAAACTCTCAGCTCCGTGGGAAGAGAGACCCATCACACCCTGAGTCAGCTGAGACCAAGACAGACCCAAACCTTGGAGCTGAACATCAGCTGtgagctcctcagcagctgcaaccAGGCTGGGTCCTGAGAccccctgccccagagcagtgctgtgcccaccctccatccccactgcacgcccacagctgccccagcaggtgCAGCCcacatccagctgtgcccacggGCCCGTGCCAGAACCAACAGCCCTGGAAACACGGCGCTGGTGGGGTTTTCACCGTGCTGCTGCCAGATTTGTGCATGATTGTTTTCCAGGCTCAGTGGTGGGAAACCCATCGCTCACACCCAGGAGTCCTGCTGGGAATTTCCCACCTCACCAGCCTGCACAAAATTCATCATCTGGGGTGAGCTGAGATCATGTCTTTCCTCATGAACTGACACAACCACTGTGTAGTGGTTGGGAGTGGTCCAGCAAAGGGCTGGATCAGCTGCTGGATGGGGGCTAGTGCATCCCAGCCCCGAAGGCCCAGACCCAGGGAAGTGAAGTCAGGACACCCTGGCAGCCTCACCGTGTAATTTTCTTGCTTGGACGGGGGTGTGCCACAGCTTGACTGCAGCCCCTGTGTATTCACTCCATTCCCTTATTTTCCAAGACCAAAATTAAGATAGAAACTGAGCACCTGGCACTGGTTCACAGACAGGTTTTTCgtggctgcacagggaggtCTTGTTCCCATTGCTCCTCTTCTTGGGGTGGCCTCACTGCTCACATGCCCATAACTC of the Molothrus aeneus isolate 106 chromosome 17, BPBGC_Maene_1.0, whole genome shotgun sequence genome contains:
- the R3HDML gene encoding peptidase inhibitor R3HDML, whose product is MAVLHLHLYLTALGCWVTQLSSSLLLPNATELLSPPAGAAAGLLRGEGVPRGRRKRFLSPQDMSVILDYHNQVRAQVSPPAANMEYMVWDERLARAAEAWAARCLWDHGPPELMKYVGQNLSIQSGRYRSVLDMVKSWHQEKQHYSFPQPRECNPRCPSKCSGSVCSHYTQMVWATSSRLGCALGTCANVRVWGSTWRHAILLVCNYAIKGNWLGEAPYKVGRPCSACPPSYGGGCSNNMCFSGVKSNQVSWF